DNA sequence from the Streptomyces sp. CA-210063 genome:
TTCGGCGAGAACGTCACCAGCGGCGACGTGAACGGCGACGGGTACGCCGACCTGATCGTCGGTGCGCCCGGCGAGGAGGTCACCGGCAAGCCGCGCGGCTCGGTGACGATCGTCTGGGGCGGCGCGAAGCCGTTCACCTCCGGCGGCATCTCGCTCACGGCCCCGACCGCCGGCGCGGCCGGTTTCGGAGAGGGCGCGGCCTTCGCCGACCTCGACGGGGACGGCAACGGCAACCTGACCGTCGTCGGCACCGACACCTTCTGGTGGTACGCCGACGGCGAGCCCACGCAGGACGGCGCGTTCGGCCCGGAAAGGGAGTTCCTGCCCGACGGCGTACAACTGGACGGCATCGTGGCCGGCCACTTCTCCTCCAAGGACGGCAGCAACGGTTTCGATTACGTCTTCCACGGCCGCCAGTACGATCTGGACGGCTCCCCGATGTCCGGCTACGTGGGCGTGCTGCGCGGTGGCCCCGGCGACATCGGCTCCTCCCACACGGTCCTCAGCGACGACGGGACGACCGGCTCCGCCGCGTGGTGGTCGTCGGCCGTCGCGACGGGCGACATCAACGGCGACGGGTACGACGACCTGGTCACCGCCGACGAGGCGGGCTCGAGGGCGGTTCGTTCATGGTGCGGTACGGCTCGGCGTCCGGTCTGCCGCTCAAGGGCCGCACGTACCACCAGGCCAGCCCCGGCGTCCCGGGCACCGACGAGGTCTACGACGCGTTCGGCTCGGCGCTCGCCCTGGGCGACGTGACCGGCGACGGCCGCGCGGACCTCGCGGTCGGCGCCCCGTACGAGGACGTGAACGGCAAGCGCAACGTCGGCAATGTCGTGCTCCTCAAGGGCGGTCCGGACGGCCTGACCACGGCCGGCGCACAGTCCTTCCACCAGGCCACGGCGGGTGTGCCGGGCGCGGCGGAGGCCGGAGACCACTTCGGTTCGTCGCTCCGCCTGCGCGACATCAACGGCAACGGCAAGGCCGACCTGGCGATCGGCGCGTTCGGCGAGGACGTCCTGCCGGCCGGCTACGACGACGGCGCGGCGGGGGTACTGCGGGGCGCGGCCTCCGGCCTTACGACGACCTCGGCGACGTCCTTCAACGCGACGGACTTCGGGTACCCGGTGGTGGCGGGCCGGAAGTTCGCGGACGTCTTGGCCCGCTGAGCTTCCCTCGCGGGGTCCATGCGCCGGGCGCACTGCGTCTCTCCATGCCCGGGGCGCGCGCAGCCGGATGCCACCACGCGGTGAACGCCGCCCTCGCCTCGGTCGGCCGCCACACCTGCACTCCGGGCACGGCGTGGACGAGGTCCCGGGCGGGCAGCCGGAAGCCGTTCGAGGCAGGTCACCAGCACCAGCGGGGCATCGCACCGGAGGCCCCGCTGATGACGGTGACGGTTACTCCCCTGACGGGGCCGTCAGCGGGACGCCCAGAGCCACCGGTGTACCGAAGTTCGGCGTGCCGTCGGCGTTCCAGGTGAACTTCTGCGCCCTCGTGGAGCGGTTCATGTCACAGCCGCCGCTCGCGGAGTTGTTGGCGTGGTAGACCATCCAGTCCTCGGTCCCGTCGGGCGACTTGAAGAAGCCGTTGTGGCCGGGGCCGTACACGCCGTTGGCATGGGAGCGCTGGAAGACCGGGTTCGGTGACTTGACCCACGAGGAGGAGCTGAGCGGGTCGCCGCCGTTGTAGGTGAGCATGCCCAGCTTGTAGTCGGGCGTGGAGCAGTGGCTCGCGGAGTAGACGATGAACGTCCTGCCGTTCCGTTGGAGCACCTCGGCGCCCTCGTTGACCGCGCCGCCCACCGTCTCCCAGCTGTAGGTCGGTGTGGACAGCACACGCCGGGTGCCGCTCGCGGTCCACGGGTTGGACAGCGGCCGGATGAACATGGGCTGCGAGCCGTTGTAGAAGGTGCCGAGGAGGTACAGCTTGCCGTTGAGCTGGAGGATGCCGGGATCAAGCTCCCAGGTGTTGTCCTGTGTCGGGTCGAGCAGGTCGGCCTTGAAGGTGTAGGGCCCCATCGGGTCCAGGCCGGCGCTCTCCAGTACATGGATGCGCTGGGTGCCCAGGTCGAACGGCTCCCGCCCGGCCGTGTAGTAGAAGTACCACCGCTTGCCGCCCGGGCCGTCGAGCAGATGGAACTCCGGGGCCCACATCGTGCCGGCCCCGTTGGGCCGGGTCAGGTTGAAGAGCACCTGTTCGTCGGCCGTGGCGAGCCCCGCCAGGGTTGGGGACTTGCGCATGGTGATCGTCGAGTTCCACGTCGTGGTGGCGAGGTAGTAGGAGCCGTCGTGGTACGTCAGCCACGGGTCGGGGCCGCGCTGGGCGAGCGGGTTGGTGAACGTGCCCGGGCTCGTGCCGCCCCCGGTGAAGCCGGGCAGTCGCCACACCCTGCCGTTCGCGGTGCCGCACGGCAGCTGCACCAGGTTGGTGTTCGACGCCGACGAACCGCCGCTCGGGGTGACGCACTTGCCCGAGCTGACGGAGACCAGGTTGAAAGTCTTGTCGGCGCCGCTCACCGACACCGCCACGAGCCGCCACTGCTGGTTCGTGGCGCCGTGGCAGGGCCACTGGATGATCGCCGCGTTGTCGGCCGTGGACGCGCCTGAGACGTCGACGCACTGGCCGGACCGGGTGGTGACCGTGTAGGTGTCGCCCGTCCCCGAGACCGGGGTGAAGCCGAGGGCCTGGCCGGCTTCGGAACCGCAGGTGAAGGCGCGCAGCTGAGTCCCGTTGGCCGACGAACCGTTCGGCAGATCCAGGCAGTTGCCGCCGTGCTGGTTCACGCCCGTCGAGGTGAACGTGACAGCGGCGGCGGCGGGCGGCGGCGCCACCAGGAAGGCGACCACCATGGTGAGTACGCCGATGAGCGCGGACAGGCATCTTGAACGAGTCACGGGCCGTACACCTTTGCTTCCAGGAGGCCGACGGAGTTGGTGCCGTTACTGGTGAGCTGCACACGCAGTCGCGTGGTGTTCGTGGCGGTGAACGTGACGGTGTTGTACTGGTTCTTGGCCAGCGGGTAGCCGCTCGCGCCGGGCACGTCGACGTAGGCGCTGCCGTTCCAGTACTGGAGCTTCCACGAGGCGGGCATGTCGATGCCCTGGTCGTCGTCGAAGAAGTACACCTCGGCCCTGTCGATCGTCTTCGCCGACGGCCAGGTCAGTTCGGCCCACTGCTGCCCGGTCTCCGGCCAGGTGCCCCAGCGCGGATTGACGGTGTCGTCGGACGAGGGCGGGTCGATCCCGTCGTTGACGGCGGTGACGCTCTCCCAGGAGGAGGTGTACGACGCGGACGCCGTCGCGGACGTCGCCAGGTTGGCCGGTGGCTGGAGACCGCCACGGTTGAAGATCTTCACCTCGGTGAGTCCCGTCTTGGCCCCGGAGGCGTTGGTGGCCAGGACACGAACGCGCTGGGCGCTGACCGCCGGGAACCGCACCAGGTTGTAATTGGCGCGTGGCGTTGCCGGGCCCTTGGTCTGGCCAGGCACGTTCAGCCACGAACTGCCGTTGTGATACTGGATGTCGTAGGCGGACGGGGCCCGGTAGGTGGTGCTCGCCGGGCGGCTGTCCTTGAAGTGCAGGCGCACCTCGTTGAACGTGCGTGCGGTGCCGAGGTTGAGCTCGTACCAGTCCTGACTGTTGGCGGAACCGCCGGCGCCCCAGAAGGGCTCGTTGGTGGGGTAGCCGTCGACCGCCCCCGAGACGTTGCTGCCGGAGCCGGTGTGGGAGGCGGACACCGTCGCCCCGGCGGCGAGGTTGGTCAGGTCGGCGGTCAGGTCGACGCCGGCCTTGGCGAACATGTCCACCAGCCGGGGGCTGTCCTGCACGACCTGGTTGGGCGCCTTGAGCCCGGGGACGGCGGTGTGGTGGGTGACCGAGCCGTTCGTGGTGACGTCACCGGTGGCGGGGTCCCACGTGAAGGGCACCAGCGAGCCGACGGTGGCGACCCGGTTGCCGTTGACGTAGATCGAGTAGCC
Encoded proteins:
- a CDS encoding FG-GAP and VCBS repeat-containing protein; amino-acid sequence: MALRTLPVATAAAALALAVAGLNAPTAVAAPSGLADDFNGDGYRDLAIGTPKASGGTVTVLFGSAAGVSRTRFVNVTQNTPRVPGASESVDKFGENVTSGDVNGDGYADLIVGAPGEEVTGKPRGSVTIVWGGAKPFTSGGISLTAPTAGAAGFGEGAAFADLDGDGNGNLTVVGTDTFWWYADGEPTQDGAFGPEREFLPDGVQLDGIVAGHFSSKDGSNGFDYVFHGRQYDLDGSPMSGYVGVLRGGPGDIGSSHTVLSDDGTTGSAAWWSSAVATGDINGDGYDDLVTADEAGSRAVRSWCGTARRPVCRSRAARTTRPAPASRAPTRSTTRSARRSPWAT
- a CDS encoding family 43 glycosylhydrolase, translating into MTRSRCLSALIGVLTMVVAFLVAPPPAAAAVTFTSTGVNQHGGNCLDLPNGSSANGTQLRAFTCGSEAGQALGFTPVSGTGDTYTVTTRSGQCVDVSGASTADNAAIIQWPCHGATNQQWRLVAVSVSGADKTFNLVSVSSGKCVTPSGGSSASNTNLVQLPCGTANGRVWRLPGFTGGGTSPGTFTNPLAQRGPDPWLTYHDGSYYLATTTWNSTITMRKSPTLAGLATADEQVLFNLTRPNGAGTMWAPEFHLLDGPGGKRWYFYYTAGREPFDLGTQRIHVLESAGLDPMGPYTFKADLLDPTQDNTWELDPGILQLNGKLYLLGTFYNGSQPMFIRPLSNPWTASGTRRVLSTPTYSWETVGGAVNEGAEVLQRNGRTFIVYSASHCSTPDYKLGMLTYNGGDPLSSSSWVKSPNPVFQRSHANGVYGPGHNGFFKSPDGTEDWMVYHANNSASGGCDMNRSTRAQKFTWNADGTPNFGTPVALGVPLTAPSGE